A genomic stretch from Fusarium musae strain F31 chromosome 9, whole genome shotgun sequence includes:
- a CDS encoding hypothetical protein (EggNog:ENOG41), giving the protein MAYPLPFRLNRPDLLVTDSYVQGQTKSASSGSTFDVLDPGTNKPWTKVTNNSADDVDATVRVAHKAFQSFRKTSPRARAQWLLKWDALIREHKADLATLLVYETGKPYVEAIGEMDYSLTFVSWFAGEAERIQGTCFAPSAPDRRVVTIKQPLGVAVALVPWNFPVAMVLRKAAAALAAGCTMVVKPSPETPVTAMALAKLATEAGFPDGVLNVLPTSLENTPSLSEALCKHELVKKVTFTGSTRVGTLVANHCSSGLKKVVLELGGNCPCLIFDDADIEAALRELVGLKWRHAGQACVTVNRFLVQSGVYDKFLQRFVEETAKYAIGHGAAEGTTLGPVTKPESLDRAERLIKDAVSKGARIVTGGNRASPKGGEGGYFFEPTILADMSHDTLISCEECFAPIAAFYKFETEEEAVQAANDTPMGLASYAFTKNADRIWRMLENLEAGMIALNTGEYSSWNMMRCADEILGNSSAAESPFGGIKMSGYGKEAGKDVAVSEYMISKTATITVDGLI; this is encoded by the exons ATGGCTTACCCACTACCGTTCAGA CTCAATCGTCCAGACCTCCTCGTCACCGATTCTTACGTCCAAGGCCAAACCAAATCCGCCTCGTCCGGCTCAACCTTCGACGTACTCG ATCCCGGCACCAATAAGCCATGGACAAAGGTCACCAACAACTCTGCTGATGACGTCGATGCAACCGTTCGCGTCGCACACAAAGCGTTCCAATCTTTCAGAAAAACATCCCCTCGAGCACGTGCCCAGTGGCTTCTCAAATGGGACGCTCTCATCCGCGAGCATAAGGCCGATCTAGCCACGCTCTTGGTGTATGAGACTGGAAAACCATATGTCGAGGCAATCGGGGAGATGGACTACTCATTGACCTTTGTGTCATGGTTTGCAGGTGAGGCAGAGCGGATTCAAGGAACATGCTTTGCCCCGTCTGCGCCGGACAGACGAGTCGTTACCATCAAACAGCCACTTGGTGTCGCAGTCGCCCTGGTGCCGTGGAATTTCCCCGTTGCTATGGTTCTGAGaaaagctgctgctgcgttgGCGGCTGGTTGTACGATGGTAGTTAAGCCATCGCCCGAAACGCCAGTCACTGCCATGGCTTTAGCTAAGTTAGCCACCGAGGCTGGATTCCCGGATGGTGTCTTAAATGTCTTGCCGACAAGCCTGGAAAATACCCCGTCGCTTAGCGAAGCGCTTTGCAAGCATGAGctggtcaagaaggtcaCCTTTACAGGATCAACGCGCGTTGGGACTCTGGTCGCGAACCACTGCAGTTCAGGTCTCAAGAAAGTGGTCCTAGAGCTAGGCGGTAATTGTCCCTGTCTTATCTTCGACGATGCAGATATCGAAGCTGCTTTGCGGGAACTTGTTGGTCTCAAATGGCGTCATGCAGGTCAAGCTTGCGTTACAGTCAATCGCTTCCTCGTGCAGTCTGGGGTATACGACAAGTTCCTCCAGCGCTTTGTTGAAGAGACTGCCAAGTATGCCATCGGCCACGGCGCTGCAGAGGGAACTACCCTTGGCCCAGTAACGAAGCCTGAAAGTTTGGATCGAGCTGAGAGACTTATTAAAGATGCTGTTTCGAAAGGTGCAAGGATCGTCACTGGAGGTAATCGTGCTTCTCCCAAGGGAGGTGAGGGCGGATATTTCTTTGAGCCGACGATTCTCGCTGACATGTCGCATGATACTCTGATCTCGTGCGAAGAGTGTTTTGCGCCGATTGctgctttttataagtttgagacggaggaggaggctgttCAGGCGGCGAATGATACACCTATGGGCCTTGCTAGTTATGCGTTTACCAAGAACGCGGATCGTATCTGGCGGATGCTTGAGAACCTTGAGGCTGGAATGATTGCTCTTAACACCGGTGAGTATTCTTCTTGGAACATGATGAGGTGTGCTGACGAGATACTAGGTAATTCTTCTGCGGCCGAATCTCCATTTGGAGGGATTAAAATGTCGGGTTATGGGAAGGAAGCTGGGAAGGACGTGGCTGTGAGCGAATACATGATCTCCAAGACGGCTACCATTACAGTCGATGGACTTATTTAG
- a CDS encoding hypothetical protein (EggNog:ENOG41): protein MDPSIMEKQWDELPDPKRVWVGHPGSREEGLGRLVLLTPERVASAAQTQIKTGIRVNLGWDLNKLEFACFNRQPCELKMVPLLGGVAFDDIYVMNPRRGVLIDYASWAEKKGITYSTFSLHTIKLSDIHQIAKECNITFQRGDILLVRIGVIQEWEHTMDVDAKKAYAATTSPQHAGVEGTMEVLQWIWNTGFAAVAGDAISWEVSLCELFYVWY from the exons ATGGACCCCTCAATTATGGAAAAGCAATGGGACGAACTCCCCGACCCCAAACGCGTCTGGGTAGGCCACCCAGGCagccgagaagaaggtctCGGCCGTCTGGTTCTGCTGACGCCAGAGCGGGTGGCTTCAGCCGCACAGACACAGATCAAGACTGGGATACGCGTCAATCTCGGTTGGGATCTGAACAAGCTTGAGTTTGCGTGCTTTAACCGGCAGCCGTGCGAGCTCAAGATGGTGCCGCTTCTGGGTGGTGTTGCTTTTGACGATATTTACGTTATGAATCCTC GACGCGGAGTTCTAATCGACTACGCATCatgggctgagaagaagggcatcACCTactcaaccttctctctACACACCATCAAACTCAGCGACATCCACCAGATCGCCAAGGAATGTAACATCACTTTCCAGCGCGGCGACATTCTTCTTGTTAGAATCGGCGTGATCCAAGAATGGGAGCATACAATGGATGTAGATGCCAAAAAGGCATACGCTGCTACAACAAGCCCTCAACATGCAGGTGTCGAAGGAACAATGGAAGTGCTCCAGTGGATATGGAACACGGGCTTTGCAGCTGTGGCGGGCGATGCTATTAGCTGGGAGGTAAGTTTATGTGAGCTGTTTTATGTCTGGTACTGA
- a CDS encoding hypothetical protein (EggNog:ENOG41): MEIIPVSWSDQPNPIPNLRTRTFFITDHPLDEQILKDGLDNLIRNHWRKLGARIFPSYGNTRLEYHLPHVFPDDYELFKWSSVSAGYSYGETYEFSKILHPGDGVAFLPNMEIIDARLRPQDWPYERKDEPPNSPLLYVHLTKFSDGAALAISLPHVFADQGGLANIVKAWLTVIDGKVPTQMTGYKDDVLGSEKLSNLEAKQNERVGRMRIRSKKDQALVIGRIALDLLKDRKEESRLVFLPIEVVQNLRDKARERLDGKHILAGEISNGDIITAVFTKLARIDTETKYDISLSSTINLRDRIPELQGERGEGYVHNAVHYATGNFTIKPSTEIDEIALQHRIAVTEALEESDIKAGVKTLRELAKANQVMLICEPHHKLYSSSNWSGSWQGIDFTKAAPKSYDLSSHRKEMVVLGQSKTLKAPLRYRVAIMCRTSEGFWCDFAAPPKTMALVEKFFRWDPLLGILLAEMESYGTSEGRRAFKQCGHRIIPLPIVAILIL; this comes from the exons atggagataataCCCGTTTCATGGAGCGACCAGCCCAACCCTATCCCCAATCTCCGCACCCGAACATTCTTCATAACAGACCATCCCCTCGACGAGCAAATTCTTAAAGACGGTTTAGACAATCTGATCAGAAACCACTGGCGAAAATTAGGCGCACGTATCTTCCCATCCTATGGCAATACGCGCCTGGAGTACCATTTACCGCACGTCTTTCCAGATGACTACGAGCTCTTCAAATGGTCATCCGTCAGCGCTGGGTATTCATACGGCGAGACTTATGAATTTTCCAAGATTTTACATCCAGGCGATGGTGTAGCCTTTTTACCAAACATGGAGATCATAGACGCGCGGTTGAGGCCGCAGGATTGGCCGTATGAACGAAAAGACGAGCCGCCTAATTCCCCGTTGTTATATGTCCACTTAACCAAATTTTCAGATGGAGCAGCTCTTGCGATAAGTCTACCGCATGTCTTTGCTGATCAAGGCGGATTGGCCAATATCGTCAAGGCATGGCTTACTGTTATCGACGGGAAGGTACCGACGCAGATGACGGGGTATAAGGATGATGTGCTGGGAAGTGAAAAGCTCTCCAACCTTGAGGCCAAGCAGAATGAACGGGTTGGCCGGATGCGCATCCGCAGCAAGAAAGACCAAGCGCTGGTGATTGGAAGAATTGCTCTTGACTTGTTGAAAGACAGGAAAGAGGAGTCTAGACTCGTTTTTCTACCGATAGAAGTGGTGCAGAATTTGAGAGACAAGGCGAGAGAGCGTTTGGATGGGAAGCATATTTTGGCAGGTGAGATCAGTAACGGCGATATCATTACCGCAGTCTTCACCAAG CTAGCCAGGATTGATACCGAGACTAAGTACGATATATCGCTTTCCTCAACCATTAACT TACGAGATCGCATCCCCGAGCTTCAAGGCGAGAGGGGCGAAGGGTATGTTCATAATGCGGTACATTACGCCACAGGCAACTTCACAATCAAGCCGTCAACAGAGATAGACGAGATCGCTCTCCAGCACCGAATAGCCGTGACAGAAGCCCTAGAGGAATCGGATATCAAAGCTGGTGTCAAGACCCTCCGAGAGCTTGCGAAGGCAAATCAAGTTATGCTCATCTGCGAACCGCATCATAAACTCTACAGCTCTTCAAATTGGAGCGGTTCATGGCAGGGTATTGACTTTACAAAAGCAGCGCCAAAGTCCTATGACTTGTCAAGCCATAGGAAAGAGATGGTGGTCCTTGGACAGAGCAAGACACTTAAAGCCCCGCTGAGAT ATCGAGTTGCGATCATGTGTCGAACGAGTGAAGGCTTCTGGTGCGATTTTGCAGCTCCGCCTAAAACTATGGCTTTGGTCGAGAAGTTCTTTCGGTGGGATCCTTTATTGGGGATTCTGTTGGCAGAGATGGAATCTTATGGCACTTCCGAGGGTCGACGAGCGTTCAAGCAGTGTGGTCATCGCATAATCCCATTGCCAATCGTTGCCATTCTTATCCTGTAA
- a CDS encoding hypothetical protein (EggNog:ENOG41) has product MDSTSNKSELNGFQPALGQQLQLGALYDARTRSFFSGMSLWDSESMAEKEQTNENQVQNADYYFTYSLDEARKENLLDIEGSLSLDLKMFSASGSAKYLNEKKSSQYEARVNVSCTVERRTRTIPMEVLSRIKYGNLLDNPQFTHFVSEVVEGGSATLTFARSCSSEEEATKVKGELKVKIVKIPVGGEASVEWKEGTKALMENMRISYSGAIAENVGSLEDAQRVAKEMPSKLAKQMNTLKYKLLPVELVDNKATRVIRAINTNIVNSTATVLHDGDDVSVALRKVSDDTAFAKFPMVRKQIANFRDAFSIVETDFTSLARRLLPELRDGNTNQHEKETELLRAVKLYSRQVSVAQQFVEAKLQEADELRKTVAKLLADGFGDYLAGKTPGSVIEESPPCLLLTLGGSSLSQPKHGLQARLEALSQDSPASGQDGEGDENSDGDDLEEEWFEDQQTTMILQNSCKQLRDQRIQAVPGVAVVFGVTNAARAVRNGKKVATKIGDILLGHRGKLTVVTGELPSRPSPPAVSVNGQDLTVSWKLPESSDGPIPVDNWIIRYRRVPNAEKDGAFPHAAEGELFSEIKCSDTATEAKLNQLTDDCDYEVALAVRTLVGASAWSASVVGRTEKRTSEAHRIIDFFHKNEKLLTQPPQEAGQVPWSFDHERCVINLGHREYLSRKCSTERFKNEVAVRVVDVATQYRPEVQPAPLDSAKDTVVTVFTGPTGAGKSTQINAFVSYMLGGDIDDTVRLILIDDSKANQSSSVTQLVTCYRLRPLTAEFQGKTLIIVDTPGYADTRGPERDAFVTAAMSDFFQTVYHVNTVNLVCKGDETRTNIIKPVTSYVFSLFAKDVKSSLRTLYTFGDGLRLLAHDTLIELKWPVSNGEMHINNAAFTLSPLDNRLAGYRDNWYSMIRGQRQLCLMVLKMTPVPTKGSAAVTRQRIALEEKCKLAEKNISETATNAMLVMMQLKVFSVGLGLPKDAMVEVDTKSVETTNAPEGQYTTFCKDCTITCHEDCAYKNDDQKKDCAAMVNGYCTFCQNKCKWDRHTNYWSIFRNVTIKKWVRQQEIIDKWAEGEKTQESAILNMLKDYLQTQGDLRDKMSELAKLNAKLAEDALQHDSSALLGYVRDLIGTAKSQPNVEGYITQLETARKTLALLSELEKHSSTGAPLAQDLTVLVEIMQDIRNEMDRRLLLKVSERELEESKPSRLYNTLYAKLPDHIQQKVPKPLPEQTSRSTGALYKENLQSVVALIHEILKDGGVVAALAAGPK; this is encoded by the coding sequence ATGGACAGTACCAGCAACAAGTCTGAGTTAAATGGCTTCCAGCCCGCCCTCGGGCAGCAGCTGCAACTCGGCGCGCTGTACGATGCTCGCACCCGTAGCTTCTTCAGTGGCATGTCACTATGGGACTCGGAGTCGATGGCTGAGAAGGAACAAACCAATGAAAACCAGGTCCAAAACGCCGACTACTACTTTACCTACTCCCTCGATGAGGCCCGCAAGGAAAACTTGCTAGACATTGAGGGCTCGCTGTCGCTAGACCTCAAGATGTTCAGCGCATCCGGATCGGCCAAGTACCTCAATGAGAAAAAGTCATCACAATATGAGGCGCGAGTTAATGTGTCGTGCACCGTGGAGCGACGCACAAGGACCATCCCGATGGAGGTGCTCAGTCGGATCAAGTATGGCAATCTGCTTGACAACCCCCAGTTCACCCACTTCGTATCTGAAGTGGTTGAGGGCGGTAGCGCCACGCTGACCTTTGCCCGGTCTTGCTCATCGGAAGAGGAGGCAACCAAAGTGAAGGGagagctcaaggtcaagatcgtCAAGATCCCAGTGGGAGGCGAGGCTAGTGTTGAGTGGAAGGAGGGCACCAAGGCCCTGATGGAGAACATGCGTATCTCATACAGCGGTGCCATTGCGGAAAACGTCGGAAGTCTCGAGGATGCGCAGCGTGTGGCCAAGGAGATGCCGAGCAAGCTAGCCAAGCAGATGAATACCCTCAAGTACAAGTTGCTGCCTGTGGAGTTAGTAGACAACAAGGCTACCCGCGTCATCCgcgccatcaacaccaacattgtCAACAGCACAGCCACCGTGCTTCACGACGGCGACGATGTGTCGGTCGCACTCCGGAAGGTTTCGGATGACACGGCGTTTGCAAAATTCCCAATGGTCAGGAAACAGATTGCAAACTTCAGGGATGCCTTCTCTATCGTTGAGACTGACTTTACCTCCTTGGCAAGACGTCTGCTCCCAGAGCTACGGGACGGTAATACCAACCAGCACGAGAAGGAGACCGAATTGCTGAGAGCGGTCAAACTATACTCGCGTCAAGTTTCAGTTGCACAGCAGTTTGTGGAGGCCAAGCTCCAAGAGGCTGATGAACTGCGAAAGACAGTGGCCAAGCTCCTGGCGGACGGTTTCGGTGACTACCTAGCCGGTAAGACCCCAGGATCGGTGATCGAGGAGAGCCCACCGTGCCTGCTGCTGACACTGGGGGGCTCATCTCTAAGCCAGCCTAAGCACGGGCTGCAGGCGCGTCTGGAGGCATTATCTCAGGACAGTCCAGCATCCGGCCAGGATGGCGAGGGTGACGAGAATAGTGATGGCGACGATCTCGAGGAGGAGTGGTTCGAAGACCAGCAAACGACGATGATACTACAAAACTCATGTAAACAGCTTAGGGATCAGCGCATCCAAGCTGTCCCTGGAGTCGCTGTCGTCTTTGGTGTGACAAACGCAGCAAGGGCCGTCCGTAACGGCAAGAAGGTTGCCACAAAGATCGGCGATATCCTCCTTGGTCATCGTGGCAAGCTCACCGTCGTCACAGGCGAGCTACCCAGCAGACCCTCGCCGCCGGCCGTTTCCGTCAATGGCCAGGACCTGACAGTCAGCTGGAAACTCCCAGAATCGTCGGACGGACCGATCCCTGTCGACAACTGGATCATCCGCTATCGTCGAGTGCCCAACGCTGAGAAGGACGGAGCCTTCCCACATGCTGCTGAGGGAGAGCTCTTTAGCGAGATTAAGTGCTCTGATACAGCAACAGAAGCCAAGCTCAACCAACTCACCGACGACTGCGACTATGAAGTTGCACTGGCAGTCCGCACCCTAGTTGGTGCCTCAGCCTGGAGTGCCTCTGTGGTCGGCCGCACAGAGAAGCGAACATCTGAAGCCCATCGCATCATCGACTTCTTTCACAAGAACGAGAAACTACTGACACAGCCACCACAAGAAGCTGGGCAGGTGCCTTGGTCGTTCGACCACGAGAGGTGCGTCATCAACCTTGGCCACCGCGAATATCTGAGCCGCAAGTGCAGCACTGAAAGGTTCAAGAACGAGGTCGCTGTGCGTGTCGTGGACGTGGCCACCCAGTACAGGCCTGAAGTTCAGCCGGCGCCCCTCGATAGCGCCAAGGACACGGTGGTAACTGTCTTTACCGGCCCCACTGGCGCGGGCAAGAGCACTCAGATCAACGCCTTTGTGTCATACATGCTGGGCGGCGATATCGACGACACGGTCCGCCTCATCTTGATCGACGACAGCAAGGCCAACCAAAGCAGTTCCGTGACACAGCTCGTGACCTGCTACCGCCTGCGGCCCTTGACAGCCGAGTTTCAGGGCAAGAcactcatcatcgtcgatacGCCGGGTTACGCCGATACCCGCGGGCCCGAACGAGATGCCTTTGTTACCGCCGCCATGTCTGACTTCTTCCAGACTGTCTACCACGTCAACACTGTCAATCTCGTCTGTAAGGGTGACGAAACACgcacaaacatcatcaagccCGTAACCTCTTACGTCTTTTCCCTCTTTGCCAAGGATGTTAAAAGCTCTCTGCGGACCCTGTACACCTTCGGCGATGGCCTCCGCCTCCTGGCCCACGACACCCTCATCGAGCTCAAGTGGCCCGTCAGCAACGGTGAGATGCATATCAATAACGCAGCCTTTACCCTGTCACCCCTGGATAACAGACTTGCTGGTTATCGCGACAACTGGTACAGCATGATCCGAGGCCAGCGCCAATTGTGCCTAATGGTTCTCAAGATGACGCCGGTTCCAACAAAGGGCTCCGCAGCTGTGACCAGGCAGCGTATAGCCCTCGAAGAGAAGTGTAAGCTGGCTGAGAAGAATATCAGTGAGACCGCTACCAATGCCATGCTCGTTATGATGCAGCTCAAAGTCTTCTCTGTCGGACTGGGATTACCCAAGGATGCTATGGTGGAGGTCGACACAAAGTCCGTCGAGACCACAAATGCTCCGGAAGGCCAGTACACTACCTTCTGCAAAGACTGTACAATTACCTGTCACGAGGACTGCGCATACAAAAACGACGATCAAAAGAAGGATTGCGCCGCTATGGTCAATGGCTACTGTACATTCTGCCAGAACAAGTGCAAGTGGGACAGGCACACAAACTACTGGTCCATCTTCAGAAACGTGACTATCAAGAAATGGGTCCGGCAACAGGAGATAATTGATAAATGGGCTGAGGGTGAGAAAACCCAGGAGTCAGCTATCCTGAACATGCTGAAAGACTACTTGCAGACGCAGGGCGACCTCCGTGACAAGATGTCGGAGCTTGCCAAGCTCAATGCTAAGCTCGCCGAGGATGCTCTGCAGCACGACTCCAGTGCCCTGCTGGGGTATGTTAGGGATCTGATTGGTACCGCCAAGTCCCAGCCCAACGTCGAAGGCTATATCACACAGCTCGAGACGGCGCGTAAGACGCTGGCGCTGCTGtccgagctcgagaagcataGCTCCACAGGCGCACCACTTGCACAGGACCTGACCGTTCTGGTCGAGATTATGCAGGACATTCGGAATGAGATGGACCGTAGGTTGCTTTTGAAAGTTTCTGAGCGCGAATTGGAGGAGAGCAAGCCGAGCAGATTGTACAACACCCTATATGCGAAGCTACCAGACCATATCCAGCAGAAGGTTCCGAAGCCGCTCCCCGAGCAGACGTCGAGGTCGACTGGCGCTTTGTACAAAGAGAATCTGCAGTCTGTTGTGGCTTTGATCCACGAGATCCTCAAGGACGGCGGCGTCGTGGCTGCTCTCGCGGCGGGTCCCAAATAG